One stretch of Hydrogenovibrio kuenenii DSM 12350 DNA includes these proteins:
- a CDS encoding fimbrial biogenesis chaperone: protein MLKLWFTGFFVLMIWVQVAQASLMITPKRVIFEPRDRAEVVNVVNDSNQTKTYRIDLINMLQKYGGGLIVKPNKKQLQQLNSAKRMIRFSPRQMTLAPGQAQKIRIGVRRPAGLSSGEYRTHMLFTELPPPNLITKQNDAKIQLHILMSFSIPIFVRATDFKAKVDMEHVIFVPNKLSSNGKPQIQFDLKRSGEFGVNGRVDVYWRSLDSGNYRNVGFFNNVAIYRENTFLKNNRVNLEMPTLKKGYYKLVYKGGKAFNNQVFVKKSFVYK from the coding sequence ATGTTGAAGCTTTGGTTTACTGGATTTTTTGTACTAATGATTTGGGTACAAGTCGCTCAGGCCAGTTTAATGATTACACCTAAAAGAGTGATCTTTGAGCCTAGAGATCGTGCAGAGGTGGTTAATGTTGTTAATGATTCCAATCAAACCAAAACCTATCGGATAGACTTGATCAATATGCTGCAAAAATATGGCGGCGGTCTTATCGTTAAGCCAAATAAAAAGCAGTTGCAACAGTTAAATTCTGCAAAAAGAATGATTCGATTCAGTCCCCGTCAAATGACTTTGGCGCCCGGCCAGGCACAAAAAATTCGCATCGGAGTTCGACGACCTGCAGGTTTAAGTTCAGGAGAGTACAGGACTCATATGCTGTTTACGGAGTTGCCTCCGCCGAATCTTATTACAAAGCAAAACGATGCAAAGATTCAGTTACATATACTAATGTCGTTTTCGATCCCGATTTTTGTGAGAGCTACTGATTTTAAAGCGAAGGTCGATATGGAGCACGTGATATTTGTTCCAAACAAATTATCATCGAATGGAAAGCCACAAATTCAATTTGACCTTAAAAGAAGTGGTGAATTTGGCGTCAATGGACGAGTTGATGTCTATTGGCGATCACTTGATAGCGGTAATTATCGAAACGTTGGTTTTTTCAATAATGTTGCTATCTATCGAGAGAACACTTTTCTAAAAAATAACCGGGTGAATCTGGAAATGCCTACCCTTAAAAAAGGGTATTATAAGTTGGTTTATAAAGGTGGAAAAGCTTTTAATAATCAAGTATTTGTTAAAAAATCTTTTGTTTACAAATGA
- a CDS encoding methyl-accepting chemotaxis protein: MSEGSQNFRLVLRVDADGNITEINQDYLEWTGYSKTEVIGQHISFLRKPYPKSLTEDMAKTLRSGKPYYFYAHEIKKSGEDYWTEMSCLPFIENGEYQGYTTIKRILDSEAIPKIQKTYRDLEKGIRLIKEGQLIKTWSFRILRSVGLYHFEAKNLMILFALIFAVASASFLYINELNEKHKVKNQTLANYNKKTRITIHNLFVSKKNVGESIITGLMINPDVRKAIVKKDLPMLTHYFNALKPFYAKHTTFKNIRIDITDANGVSFYRSWHGYDQHEISENNRAYIVEQIKKPKIKTVFELGEHGIGFRTLIPVFDNGGQYRASVELIQGTGSVRRQLLKDRLLFTPILNKEFVATLGGTIGGNINNRPVGNDGHYVVGHKGRSSRSESLQVKVLKDMPISELIKRQTWLYNGYIHTAIPIQNDAGKIIGYSIVSEDAQTMHNELEGLYAPIDKGFYIALGMLAIAIIAFISFVVFFIILPLRKSKDAIHEAVKDSNLFLRLDSYGNNEVAQMGAAYNQQAMLTQFAISETSMSLREIEEGHLDRQIDYPFQSDFGLLKDSVNNTTQGLNNTFAQIAQVMNDLKNGEFDHEHQNNLKGAYYQVVDDCLSTMSTLSEVFAEITRVMEMAKRGNFNESVSVSAHGDIEKLAQTINDSMSRLDAGFEDIVKAAQRIAAGDFTHPITNNYEFAIDEAKQAINQSIEDLRMTMANITNIAQSVSSSVSSVASGTESLNERTQEQAASLEETSAAMEQTASQVHHNMESTREAATIANQQVSALHSANAVMSETQTAMADIKTASEQIQNITSLIDSISFQTNLLALNAAVEAARAGEHGRGFAVVAGEVRSLAAKSADAAKEISQLIEKTAIAIDSGVGKVDSVNQQLEQITEKTEELQKVVNDISQSSSEQAKGITEVNNAISSIDNITQQNAALVEETFSTVEQVQQASDDLIESMKKFNIGNTKSLN; encoded by the coding sequence GTGAGTGAGGGCAGCCAAAATTTTCGCTTGGTTCTGCGTGTGGATGCAGATGGCAACATTACTGAAATTAATCAGGACTACTTAGAATGGACAGGTTATAGCAAGACAGAGGTTATAGGCCAACATATTTCTTTCCTACGAAAGCCATACCCTAAAAGCCTGACCGAAGATATGGCAAAAACACTTCGTTCCGGCAAGCCTTATTACTTTTATGCGCATGAAATCAAGAAGTCCGGTGAAGATTATTGGACAGAAATGAGCTGTTTGCCTTTTATTGAAAATGGTGAATATCAAGGCTACACAACCATCAAACGCATACTTGATAGCGAGGCCATTCCCAAAATACAAAAGACCTACCGCGATCTAGAGAAAGGCATACGACTGATTAAAGAAGGTCAGTTAATCAAAACCTGGAGCTTCCGCATTCTCCGATCGGTAGGGTTATATCATTTTGAAGCTAAAAATCTAATGATATTATTTGCACTAATCTTTGCCGTGGCGAGCGCTTCATTTCTTTATATCAATGAGTTAAATGAAAAGCACAAAGTAAAAAATCAAACACTGGCTAACTACAACAAAAAAACACGCATCACCATACACAACCTATTTGTCAGTAAGAAAAATGTTGGTGAGTCTATTATTACTGGCTTAATGATCAACCCTGATGTTCGTAAAGCCATTGTCAAAAAAGATTTACCGATGCTAACGCATTATTTCAATGCGCTAAAACCCTTCTATGCTAAACATACAACTTTTAAAAACATCAGAATTGATATTACCGATGCAAATGGCGTTTCTTTTTACCGCTCTTGGCATGGGTATGACCAGCATGAAATCAGCGAGAATAATCGTGCTTATATCGTTGAACAAATAAAAAAACCAAAAATTAAAACCGTATTTGAGCTTGGCGAGCACGGTATAGGCTTCCGCACATTAATCCCTGTATTTGATAATGGAGGGCAATATCGTGCCTCGGTTGAGCTTATTCAAGGAACGGGCTCGGTTAGACGCCAACTGCTAAAAGATCGCTTACTATTCACTCCTATTCTAAATAAAGAATTTGTTGCAACTCTAGGTGGGACGATTGGGGGCAATATCAATAACCGTCCTGTTGGCAATGACGGACACTATGTCGTCGGGCATAAGGGGCGCTCTTCTCGCTCTGAAAGCCTGCAAGTCAAAGTATTGAAAGACATGCCTATTTCAGAGTTAATTAAGCGACAAACTTGGTTATATAATGGCTATATACATACCGCCATCCCAATTCAGAATGATGCAGGGAAAATCATCGGTTACTCAATCGTTTCTGAAGATGCGCAGACAATGCACAACGAACTTGAAGGCTTGTATGCGCCAATCGACAAAGGATTTTACATTGCTCTAGGCATGCTTGCTATTGCGATTATTGCCTTTATTAGCTTTGTTGTTTTCTTTATTATTCTACCGCTCAGAAAATCTAAAGACGCCATTCATGAAGCGGTAAAAGACTCAAACCTTTTCTTAAGACTGGATTCATACGGCAATAATGAAGTCGCACAAATGGGCGCGGCTTATAACCAACAAGCGATGCTGACTCAATTTGCTATTTCCGAGACATCCATGTCGTTAAGAGAAATTGAAGAAGGTCATTTGGATCGCCAAATTGACTACCCTTTCCAATCCGATTTCGGGCTTCTGAAAGATTCCGTGAATAACACCACACAAGGGTTAAACAATACTTTCGCCCAAATAGCCCAAGTTATGAACGACCTAAAAAATGGTGAGTTTGACCACGAACACCAAAACAACCTTAAGGGGGCTTACTACCAAGTTGTCGACGACTGCTTAAGTACAATGTCTACTCTTTCTGAAGTGTTTGCCGAAATCACTCGTGTAATGGAAATGGCGAAACGTGGCAACTTTAACGAATCCGTTTCTGTATCAGCACATGGCGACATTGAAAAACTAGCACAAACAATTAATGATTCCATGTCAAGGCTGGATGCTGGTTTTGAAGATATTGTTAAAGCTGCACAACGTATTGCTGCTGGCGACTTTACGCATCCAATCACCAATAATTATGAGTTTGCTATTGATGAAGCCAAGCAGGCAATTAACCAATCTATCGAAGATTTGCGCATGACCATGGCAAACATTACTAATATTGCGCAATCTGTTTCCTCTTCAGTTTCTTCAGTTGCTTCTGGCACTGAATCCTTAAATGAACGTACACAGGAACAAGCCGCTTCACTAGAAGAAACTTCTGCGGCCATGGAGCAAACAGCCTCTCAAGTTCATCACAACATGGAATCAACCCGAGAAGCGGCAACAATTGCCAATCAACAGGTTAGCGCTTTACATAGTGCCAACGCAGTCATGTCGGAAACCCAAACTGCCATGGCAGATATTAAAACGGCATCCGAGCAAATCCAAAACATCACGAGTCTAATTGACAGCATTTCCTTTCAAACCAACTTATTGGCTTTAAATGCTGCTGTTGAAGCGGCAAGAGCTGGTGAACATGGACGTGGTTTTGCTGTGGTAGCGGGCGAAGTAAGAAGCCTTGCAGCTAAATCTGCAGATGCCGCAAAAGAAATCAGTCAACTTATTGAAAAAACGGCTATCGCTATTGATAGCGGTGTCGGCAAAGTAGACTCGGTTAACCAGCAACTGGAACAA
- a CDS encoding DUF4402 domain-containing protein produces MKHSYKKVKLALGLLAALGVSTAQAANTPINATASVAVNGAITLTKSADMNFGSIVATISATASDSATLALSPLEGAAAPSTKTDGTASKITILTQGTPAKFTIAGAGANSNILVTTNLGEAGGLLTLTNGSNPSADPLKIGTPTIYDVTNSSFGSFTSGVSGALQTDATGALEFNMGATITIPNTADDSATAGPASDGTYSGTFTVVANYQ; encoded by the coding sequence ATGAAACATTCTTATAAGAAAGTAAAACTCGCATTAGGGCTTTTGGCTGCGTTAGGTGTGTCTACCGCACAAGCTGCCAATACCCCTATTAATGCAACAGCATCAGTCGCAGTTAATGGCGCTATTACGCTAACCAAATCTGCAGACATGAACTTTGGTTCGATTGTAGCCACTATTTCGGCTACTGCGTCGGATAGTGCCACTCTTGCTCTAAGCCCATTAGAGGGTGCCGCAGCACCTTCCACCAAGACGGATGGTACAGCTTCTAAGATCACTATTTTGACACAGGGAACACCTGCCAAGTTTACTATTGCTGGTGCGGGCGCTAATTCCAATATTTTGGTTACTACCAATCTGGGAGAAGCCGGTGGATTGTTAACTTTGACGAACGGTTCAAATCCGTCAGCAGACCCTTTGAAAATCGGGACACCAACTATCTATGATGTAACGAATAGTTCTTTTGGTTCTTTCACCAGTGGTGTTTCAGGTGCATTGCAAACTGATGCTACCGGTGCGTTAGAGTTCAATATGGGTGCAACTATCACTATTCCTAACACAGCAGATGATAGTGCAACAGCAGGTCCGGCATCAGATGGTACTTACTCAGGTACTTTTACTGTTGTAGCAAATTACCAATAA